One window from the genome of Pedobacter schmidteae encodes:
- a CDS encoding TetR/AcrR family transcriptional regulator gives MGSKERIQRLKDDTRANILEAALQIVKEEGWQSLSMRKIADKIEYTAPIIYEYFPNKDGILFELTRQGYLILGKEIKAAKNKYTKTDEQLEAMWIAYWKFAFKYKEFYQLMFGVDMVCCEQKKSMPETEFLDNLFFDTIKDLMKADEPEEGVICRKYYTFWSIIHGLISINMVNRGRDEEMNQHILKDALKGIIKYIND, from the coding sequence ATGGGAAGTAAAGAACGTATTCAACGACTAAAGGACGACACGAGGGCAAATATACTCGAAGCAGCCTTGCAAATCGTTAAGGAGGAGGGATGGCAATCGTTAAGCATGAGAAAAATTGCAGATAAAATAGAGTATACTGCACCCATCATTTATGAGTATTTCCCCAATAAAGACGGAATATTATTTGAGCTGACCAGACAGGGTTACCTGATTTTAGGCAAAGAAATTAAAGCCGCCAAAAATAAATATACCAAAACGGACGAACAGCTGGAGGCAATGTGGATTGCTTACTGGAAGTTCGCGTTTAAATATAAAGAGTTTTATCAATTGATGTTCGGCGTAGATATGGTTTGCTGCGAACAAAAGAAATCAATGCCTGAGACTGAATTTCTGGATAATCTTTTTTTCGATACCATCAAAGACCTGATGAAAGCCGATGAACCGGAAGAAGGAGTTATTTGCCGAAAGTATTATACATTCTGGTCTATCATACATGGTTTGATTTCCATCAACATGGTAAACAGGGGCAGAGATGAAGAAATGAACCAACATATTTTAAAAGACGCCTTAAAGGGCATTATAAAATACATAAACGATTAA